A single genomic interval of Geotrypetes seraphini chromosome 1, aGeoSer1.1, whole genome shotgun sequence harbors:
- the LOC117368478 gene encoding olfactory receptor 1019-like gives MEKKNETTVIEFFLEGPTDHEELNNVFFVVFLAMYLINLLGNGTMISVISGNSQFHTPMYLFLCFLSSVDMCITSVTVPKMLHNLISDKKTISFSQCFTQLYFFMTFTSEECFLLSIMAYDRYVAICNPLHYITIMNKKVCLSMLFVSLIISIMHSMLHILLVYHLSFCKSHKIKHFFCDLTPLLQLSCTDTSINVLLLFTESSVLLMVPLLIILISYIYIIKTILKMQSSGRRHKTFSTCSSHLTVVILFYGSIFFMYLRPSSSYSLQNDKIASVMYNVLSPMLNPFIYSLRNRDVKMALRRVLQKKGTCSKE, from the coding sequence atggaaaaaaagaatGAGACAACAGTTATAGAATTTTTTCTTGAGGGACCCACAGATCATGAAGAATTAAACAATGTATTCTTTGTAGTGTTCCTGGCAATGTACCTGATCAACCTGCTGGGAAACGGAACCATGATCTCAGTTATTAGTGGGAACTCCCAATTCCATACCCCCATGTATTTATTTCTCTGTTTCTTGTCTTCTGTGGATATGTGTATAACTTCTGTCACTGTCCCAAAAATGTTACACAACCTGATCTCTGACAAGAAGACCATCTCCTTCTCCCAGTGTTTTACCCAACTCTATTTCTTTATGACTTTTACTTCAGAAGAATGTTTTCTTCTTTCAATTATGGCATATGATCGTTATGTTGCCATATGCAATCCTCTGCATTATATCACAATCATGAACAAAAAGGTATGTCTTAGTATGTTGTTTGTTTCTTTAATCATTAGCATTATGCATTCTATGCTGCACATACTGTTAGTATACCATCTCTCCTTCTGTAAGTCTCACAAGATCAAGCACTTTTTCTGTGATCTCACACCACTGCTACAGCTCTCCTGTACAGATACTTCTATCAATGTGCTATTACTTTTCACAGAGTCCTCAGTGCTATTAATGGTACCCTTACTGATCATCCTGATCTCCTACATCTATATCATCAAAACCATCCTGAAAATGCAATCATCTGGTAGAAGGCACAAGACTTTTTCTACCTGCTCCTCCCACCTTACTGTGGTAATACTCTTCTATGGGTCAATATTTTTCATGTATTTAAGACCTTCTTCCAGCTATTCATTGCAAAATGACAAGATTGCCAGTGTGATGTATAATGTGCTCTCCCCTATGCTCAATCCGTTCATCTACAGCCTGAGGAACAGGGATGTTAAGATGGCGCTGAGGAGAGTTCTACAGAAAAAAGGAACTTGCTCCAAAGAGTAA